The genomic interval GTCGGCATTTGCAGCTGTCCAGGTAAAAGTGCTGCCTGTTACACTTGATACAGGTGTATGAGAAGCAGCCTGACCTGAACAGATATTCTGGGTCGTATTTGTTCCTGTATTGTTAGGGTAAATCTGTACTGAAAGATTTGTCTCGACGCTTGCGCAAGGTGCAGGAAGACCAGTCTGGACTCTTAATATAACGGTTGCAACTCCGGCATTGCGTTCAGCAGCAGTGGGCGTATAAGTGGTAATCAGATTATCTGGTGCGGAAAAAACGCCTCCGTTACCTACCCATACAAAGGTGGTATTCGGATTACGATCCATGATGGTCCCGGTCAAACTAATCGCTGAATTATAACAAACCGGATTAGCAGCGGCAGTGATTTCAGGTTTAGGTGATTTTGAAAGCGTGATTTTCTGCGTCCTTGTTACCGTTCCGCAATTGTTAGTATGAGTCAGCGTTACCGTATAGGTCGCATAATCTGCAAAATTCAGCGTTGGGTATTTACTATTCGGGCCATCAGGCGATACAAAGGTGTAATTACCTGTACTGGCCACTGTCCATGTATAGGTTCCGCTGATTTCTTCTGCTGTTCCACTCAGCGTAGTTTGCGTAGGGCCCGGGTTAGGATTAAAAATATAATTTCCAGTAGCACACAGCGTAATATCCGGAGATAAAGTTGCTTGCGGTTGTGTATTCACTACAATTTTCTGCGGAGCACTTAGTACTGTGCAAGTTCCGGACTGAACGGCCAATTTCACTTCATATATTCCGGTCTGCGTAAACTTAAATTGTGGAGTTGCGGTATTCGCATCAAAGGTAACTCCTGCCGCCGGAGTAACTGTCCAGGTATAAACGGGGCTTGCATTAACACAGGTATTGTCCAGAACAGTAGTATTGACTGGTGTTAATGTTCCCGGAGTTAAACAGATTACCGCATTCCCAAGGGTGAAGTTCGGTTTTGGTGGATCCTGTACACAAATAATCTGCTCAACATCTTCTGGTTGACAGCTTCCCGCACTTCTGGCCGAAAGGCGTATCTTATGTGGCCCTTTCGTTGTAAAAACGAAATCTGGTGTAAAAGATACAGGCTTATCTACATATACTGCCACGTTATCAACATACCAGGTATAAAAAACGAGATTATCAGTGCAGCCAGAAGAATTTGAATTTGGGTTTTGTCCGGCAGTTGATTGGTTAGTTACCGCTATATGATCGTTAATACAAACAACGGCCGGAGCGCTGAATTTATTTTCAGGCCTGGAAACAACTCTTGCCGTTGTTGAAATAGGCGTTCCAATAGGTCCGCAATAAGGACTGTTTACACCAACATTAACTCCGAATGCGTTATAAGTAACTTGATTGCCGCTCGTATAAGTCAGTCCACAAGAGGACTTCTTGAAAGTATGCTGTACACTGCTGCCATTGGACTTGATATCACAAAAAGTATATTCATTGGAGTCACCGTCTCCCCAGTCGATTTTATAAGTATTGCCAGGGAAATTTGCACCAATACCATCAGATTTACTGACGTCCACTCCATAAGCAAAAGATCCGACAGGAAAACAGACTGTATTGCTGCTTGTTGTTTTAAATGCAGTTACTGCCAGGTTATTAATGAGCAGATAAGCTTGCGTACCGATATTCCCATCCGGACTTTTTGCTTTTACAAATATGGTATAATGGGCCAGACCAGCAGTAAAGGTATTGACATTGTTAGCAGCAGGGTAAGTTAGCGTAGTGGGCGCTCCGGGATTTAATTCATTAGTAATTGTTGCGGTTACCTGGTCAGCTGTAGATTCATTCGTGAAATTATAATTTGTATTGTCAGTACCATTACAAGAGCCAAAAGTCCGTGGATTTTGACTGATGACGGATGCGACTGCATTAAGAGAGGCTGTTACCGGGGTTCCGGCCTTAATTTCAAAAGCTGCTGATAAATCAGAGCTCAACGCTGGGTTTGAAGATTTAACTCTTAATTTATAACCCGTGCCGGCCAGCGTACCTGCCGGTATAACTCCATTCACAAAAGTAGAATAGAACCCATTATATGTACCTAGCGTAACTTCGTTCCCGGCAGCATTAACTAAAACCAGGCTAAACGTATTACCAATTTTGATACAGCTGCTTTCGCCAATATTAAAAGTGGCGCTTATGCTTGATCCGGTCGTATAAGGTCCTCCATCCACCGTTCCAAGAGTCAGCTGAGCATTGGAATGAAAGGATATAATACTAAGGAAGAGAGCGAAAAAGAGAGTTAAAATTTTCCTCATATTGTATCGTTATATCAATTTAGAAAATAGAATCTATTTTTCCAAACACCTACCTTACAACGAGTTAAAATTTCTAAAGCATAAAAAAACCTCCAGCTTTAAACTGGAGGTTTTAATCAGCGATTAACAGAATTGACTTACATCATTCCGCCCATTCCACCGCCACCCATAGGAGGCATAGCAGAACCTGCTGCATTATCATCAGGATCATCAGCTAATACACACTCAGTTGTTAACAACATCGCTGCAATAGAAGCTGCGTTTTCTAAAGCTACACGACCAACTTTAGTTGGATCGATAACACCTGCACTGATTAAGTTTTCATAAACATCAGTACGGGCATTGTAACCGAAATCACCTTTACCTTCTTTAACTTTTTGAACTACGATAGAACCTTCAATACCTGCATTCTGGCAGATTTGACGTAATGGCTCTTCGATAGCACGTTTAACGATTGCGATACCAGTAGTTTCGTCTTCGTTAGATCCTTTCATTCCTTCTAAAGCTTCGATAGCACGGATGAAAGCAACACCACCACCAGCAACGATACCTTCTTCAACAGCCGCACGGGTTGCATGTAAAGCATCATCAACACGGTCTTTTTTCTCTTTCATCTCCACTTCAGAAGCTGCACCTACGTAAAGAACTGCAACACCGCCAGCTAATTTAGCCAAACGCTCTTGTAATTTTTCTTTATCGTAATCAGAAGTTGTAGTTTCGATCTGAGCTTTGATCTGGTTAACGCGGGCTTTGATATCCTCAGATGAACCAGCACCGTTAATAATTGTTGTATTGTCTTTATCAACAACGATTTTCTCAGCAGTACCTAAATAAGTAAGGTCAGCATTCTCTAATTTGTAACCTCTTTCTTCAGAAATTACAGTACCACCTGTTAAGATAGCAAGATCTTCTAACATTGCTTTTCTGCGGTCACCAAAACCTGGAGCTTTAACAGCAACAACTTTCAGAGAACCACGGATTTTATTCACTACTAAAGTAGCCAAAGCTTCACCATCTAAATCTTCAGCGATAATTAATAATGGTTTACCAGTTTGAACTTGTTTCTCTAAAATCGGTAACAATTCTTTCATGTTACTGATTTTTTTGTCATAGATCAAAATGTAAGCGTTTTCTAATTCCGCTTCCATTTTATCCGCATTAGTTACAAAGTATGGAGATAAGTAACCACGGTCAAATTGCATACCTTCTACTGTTTTTACTTCAGTTTCAGTACCTTTTGCTTCTTCCACAGTAATTACACCATCTTTACCTACTTTACCCATTGCCTCAGCGATCAGCGCGCCAATAACTTCGTCATTGTTTGCAGAGATAGACGCAACCTGTTTGATTTTGTTGTTATCTTCACCAACAGTTTGAGACTGAGCTTTTAAGTTTGCTACAATAGCTGTAACCGCTTTATCGATACCGCGTTTCAAATCCATTGGATTTGCACCAGCAGCAACGTTTTTGATACCCGCTGTAACGATCGCCTGAGCCAGTACAGTTGCAGTAGTTGTTCCGTCACCTGCAATATCAGCAGTTTTAGAAGCAACCTCTTTAACCATTTGAGCACCCATGTTTTCGATTGGGTCTTTTAATTCAATTTCTTTCGCAACAGTAACACCATCTTTTGTAATTGCTGGTGAACCGAATTTTTTATCAATAATTACATTACGTCCTTTTGGACCTAAAGTTACTTTTACTGCATTAGCCAAAGTATCAACACCTCTTTTCAGGGCGTCACGGGCTTCTACGTTATATTTTACTTGCTTTGCCATTTTTAACTTTTTTTTAATATTTGGTGAGATTTGCCGGGTTAAACCAACAACTAAAGAACTGCGTAAAGATCAGTTTCACGCATAATAAGATACTCTTTACCTTCAAAAGTAATTTCAGTACCTCCGTATTTGCCATATAAAACTACATCACCAACTTTAACGCTCAATGGTACTAAGTTTCCTGTTAACTCGGCATATTTACCCGGGCCAACCGCAACTACTGTTCCTTGCTGAGGTTTTTCTTTAGCTGTATCCGGGATATAAATACCCGAAGCAGTTTTTTCTTCGGCAGGAGCAGCTTCAACAACTACTCTATCTGCAATGGGTTTAATGTTTAAAGCCATAACTTAATTATTGTTTTAATTTAAAGGTTAACGTATAAATTGTATAATAACGCTAAAGGCACATCAGTTTTTATGCCAAGGAGCTTTCGGTTGCCAAATTTACACAGGCTTGTCAGCTAATAGATTAAGCGCCTATTTTTTTTGTGTCAGACTGGCAGGGATAAACGAAAGAAGCCCGTCAGATTATTTTCTGACGGGCTTCTTTAAAAAAGGTATTTAAGCTTATTTTTTTGGTGCTTCCGGCGTAGTTGCAGGAGCAGGAGTTGTAGCTGGTTTAATACCACCGCCAATTGGAGAAGGCGTAGGTGTTTTATCCAATTGTTGTTGAATTTTAGAATCTCCGCCGCCAGTAGCTCCGGTTGATCCTGTTTTTCCAATAGCAGTAATTGCCAGTGAAATCACAACGACTAAAGTTAAAAGAACCCAGGTGCCTTTTTCAAGTACATCACCTGTACGTTGTACACCG from Pedobacter sp. WC2423 carries:
- the groES gene encoding co-chaperone GroES; the protein is MALNIKPIADRVVVEAAPAEEKTASGIYIPDTAKEKPQQGTVVAVGPGKYAELTGNLVPLSVKVGDVVLYGKYGGTEITFEGKEYLIMRETDLYAVL
- the groL gene encoding chaperonin GroEL (60 kDa chaperone family; promotes refolding of misfolded polypeptides especially under stressful conditions; forms two stacked rings of heptamers to form a barrel-shaped 14mer; ends can be capped by GroES; misfolded proteins enter the barrel where they are refolded when GroES binds) — protein: MAKQVKYNVEARDALKRGVDTLANAVKVTLGPKGRNVIIDKKFGSPAITKDGVTVAKEIELKDPIENMGAQMVKEVASKTADIAGDGTTTATVLAQAIVTAGIKNVAAGANPMDLKRGIDKAVTAIVANLKAQSQTVGEDNNKIKQVASISANNDEVIGALIAEAMGKVGKDGVITVEEAKGTETEVKTVEGMQFDRGYLSPYFVTNADKMEAELENAYILIYDKKISNMKELLPILEKQVQTGKPLLIIAEDLDGEALATLVVNKIRGSLKVVAVKAPGFGDRRKAMLEDLAILTGGTVISEERGYKLENADLTYLGTAEKIVVDKDNTTIINGAGSSEDIKARVNQIKAQIETTTSDYDKEKLQERLAKLAGGVAVLYVGAASEVEMKEKKDRVDDALHATRAAVEEGIVAGGGVAFIRAIEALEGMKGSNEDETTGIAIVKRAIEEPLRQICQNAGIEGSIVVQKVKEGKGDFGYNARTDVYENLISAGVIDPTKVGRVALENAASIAAMLLTTECVLADDPDDNAAGSAMPPMGGGGMGGMM
- the secG gene encoding preprotein translocase subunit SecG, with product MLFLIILLIIICVALGLFVLIQNPKGGGLATGGSGSNMFGVQRTGDVLEKGTWVLLTLVVVISLAITAIGKTGSTGATGGGDSKIQQQLDKTPTPSPIGGGIKPATTPAPATTPEAPKK